A single window of Corythoichthys intestinalis isolate RoL2023-P3 chromosome 21, ASM3026506v1, whole genome shotgun sequence DNA harbors:
- the gch2 gene encoding GTP cyclohydrolase 2 has protein sequence MGRRKQEGNVRKLGSVTDDDDVDDTPWKLVALKRGTLSGSGRKRTINLNIITTTTTIIIMNGHCNGNASDVAAEEFHCNNGFAELSVMKAAVASAAHRKLHEGSRKEAEDQCRLPALQAAYSSILRELGEDTDRQGLLRTPLRAAKAMQFFTKGYHETVDDILNDAIFDEDHEEMVIVKGIDMFSLCEHHLVPFFGKVHIGYIPNKKVVGLSKLARIVEIFSRRLQVQERLTKQIAMGLSEALQPKGVAVVIEAAHMCMVMRGVQKMNSRTVTSTMLGIYLDNPKTREEFLTLTQH, from the exons ATGGGGAGGAGAAAGCAGGAAGGGAATGTGCGCAAATTGGGAAGCGTGACTGATGACGATGATGTAGATGATACGCCCTGGAAATTGGTAGCTTTAAAAAGAGGGACCCTCTCCGGATCTGGACGAAAGCGCACTATCAACCTCAACAtcatcaccaccaccaccaccatcatCATCATGAACGGCCACTGCAACGGGAACGCGAGCGACGTCGCCGCGGAGGAGTTCCACTGCAACAACGGCTTCGCCGAGCTGAGTGTCATGAAGGCGGCTGTAGCGTCTGCGGCGCACCGCAAGCTCCACGAGGGTTCCCGCAAAGAGGCCGAGGACCAGTGCCGGCTTCCCGCCCTGCAGGCCGCCTACTCCAGCATCCTGCGGGAGCTCGGGGAGGACACCGATCGCCAGGGTTTGCTACGCACGCCGCTGCGCGCTGCTAAAGCCATGCAGTTCTTCACCAAGGGTTACCACGAGACCGTCGACG ACATTCTGAACGACGCCATTTTCGACGAAGACCACGAGGAGATGGTGATCGTGAAGGGCATCGATATGTTCTCCCTGTGCGAGCATCATCTGGTGCCCTTTTTTGGAAAG GTCCACATCGGATATATTCCCAACAAGAAAGTAGTGGGGCTGAGCAAGCTGGCCAG GATTGTGGAGATTTTCAGTCGGAGGCTTCAAG TTCAAGAGCGTCTCACCAAGCAGATCGCAATGGGCCTATCCGAAGCCCTGCAACCCAAGGGCGTTGCCGTGGTGATCGAGGCAGC GCACATGTGTATGGTGATGCGTGGAGTGCAGAAAATGAACAGCCGCACGGTGACCAGCACCATGTTGGGTATCTACCTGGACAACCCGAAAACCCGGGAGGAGTTCCTGACACTCACCCAACATTGA